The proteins below are encoded in one region of Verrucomicrobiota bacterium:
- a CDS encoding RHS repeat-associated core domain-containing protein, protein MTSLNLVEEEITTGGSYSLAKQYTWGIDLSGTMQGAGGVGGLVFIKDFSSASSADYAYHFDANGNVLQLTDSSGNLAASYRYDAFGKVREATGSYAFANSFQFSTKYFDPETQLNYYGYRYYSSNLGRWINRDPIGELGKRVSLQKDKSLKMVDNYCFPCLRVSVS, encoded by the coding sequence ATGACTAGCTTGAATTTAGTCGAGGAAGAGATCACCACCGGCGGTTCCTATAGCCTTGCTAAACAATACACCTGGGGCATTGACTTATCAGGCACCATGCAAGGAGCTGGTGGGGTCGGAGGGCTGGTCTTCATTAAAGACTTCTCATCTGCGTCATCTGCGGATTACGCTTACCACTTCGATGCCAACGGCAATGTCCTGCAACTCACCGATAGCTCAGGCAACCTGGCTGCCTCCTACCGCTACGATGCCTTTGGAAAAGTTAGAGAAGCAACTGGAAGCTATGCTTTCGCAAACTCCTTCCAGTTCTCCACCAAGTATTTTGATCCAGAAACACAGCTCAACTACTATGGATATCGTTATTACTCATCCAACCTAGGAAGATGGATTAACAGAGATCCCATTGGGGAATTAGGAAAGAGGGTCAGTCTGCAGAAAGACAAATCTCTGAAAATGGTTGATAACTATTGCTTCCCTTGCCTTAGGGTGAGCGTTAGCTGA
- a CDS encoding ThuA domain-containing protein — protein sequence MNILNKIHTYKRHLKLCSLILPLLAISVQELAAQNYKVLVFTRATGFVHDSIPDGLAAIEKLGTENNFQVDSTDDPSAFTEANLAQYAAVIFLHTSESLTDPLMNASQKGAFESYIKGGGGFVGIHGACDVSGTWPWYDGLIGANFLDHPPQAPADLYKAPEYPGIVTPLFDNLDANYIAFFDEWYNFEENPLEIEGLTPLLFVDENSYPHVSKNGTSFEQSRHDFRFGAEHPISWYQGYGPYWFRDYGKGRSWYTGIGQRRQLFFQKKYAWYREHMLRGIEYAAGLYTEPYTTIPGTIEVEDYDAGLNLGNTGFRVSYSDTSPGNTGQVYRTDDVDLRNVSGDNYATGWVVQGEWLEYTVEVTESGSYSGVARVASAEATDKSFSIWGVDPNDLDSLIDLTGPITFNTGGAGWNVWFDVNIPSIQLEAGVQTLRVIMETSSFDTDFIQLSAAATEVEIQFDDFESNFGNWIDGGKDCRRRKSGNYINGSKGVINLQDDTSSSVVTTDDLALSSYSEITVEFDYQVINFDAGESFLLEISTNGGQDYSTVATYTLDQEFSNDLVYIGNAVTFSGFTFTDQTRVRFRCNASRNSDDVYLDNIRITGLLSN from the coding sequence ATGAATATACTGAATAAGATACATACCTATAAAAGACACCTAAAATTATGTTCGCTGATTTTGCCGCTTTTAGCGATATCTGTGCAAGAATTAGCTGCCCAAAACTATAAAGTTTTGGTCTTTACGCGGGCCACTGGCTTTGTTCATGACTCCATTCCAGATGGATTGGCAGCCATTGAAAAGCTGGGAACGGAAAACAATTTTCAAGTCGACAGTACGGATGATCCATCCGCATTTACGGAGGCAAACTTGGCTCAGTACGCGGCTGTGATTTTCCTACACACTTCTGAGTCGCTTACAGATCCTTTAATGAATGCTAGCCAGAAGGGGGCTTTCGAGTCTTACATCAAAGGCGGCGGCGGTTTTGTAGGTATACATGGCGCCTGCGACGTTTCAGGAACGTGGCCTTGGTATGATGGACTGATCGGAGCGAATTTTCTAGATCACCCACCTCAAGCTCCTGCTGATCTTTATAAAGCGCCTGAGTACCCTGGAATAGTCACCCCTTTGTTTGATAACTTGGATGCCAACTACATCGCCTTCTTTGATGAGTGGTATAATTTTGAAGAAAATCCTCTAGAAATTGAGGGACTCACGCCATTGTTATTTGTAGACGAGAATTCATATCCACATGTTTCTAAGAATGGTACGAGTTTTGAACAGAGCCGTCATGATTTTCGTTTTGGCGCGGAGCATCCTATAAGCTGGTATCAAGGTTATGGTCCCTACTGGTTCAGAGACTATGGCAAAGGTAGATCCTGGTACACTGGGATTGGACAAAGGCGTCAGCTCTTTTTCCAAAAGAAGTATGCGTGGTATCGCGAACATATGTTGCGGGGTATCGAATATGCAGCAGGCTTATATACAGAGCCCTATACGACTATCCCAGGCACTATTGAGGTGGAGGATTATGATGCAGGTCTAAACCTCGGAAATACCGGTTTTCGCGTCAGCTACTCCGATACAAGCCCAGGTAACACCGGTCAGGTGTATCGCACAGACGATGTTGATCTTAGAAATGTTTCTGGGGACAACTATGCGACTGGCTGGGTGGTTCAGGGCGAATGGTTAGAGTATACCGTTGAGGTAACAGAATCCGGCTCGTACAGTGGGGTGGCAAGGGTTGCTTCCGCAGAAGCCACAGATAAATCATTTAGCATCTGGGGTGTGGACCCGAACGACTTGGATTCCCTGATCGATTTGACAGGTCCCATTACTTTCAATACAGGTGGTGCCGGTTGGAATGTCTGGTTTGATGTCAATATCCCTTCGATTCAACTGGAGGCAGGTGTGCAGACCTTGCGGGTTATTATGGAGACCAGTAGCTTTGATACGGATTTCATTCAGTTATCTGCTGCTGCCACTGAGGTTGAAATTCAATTTGATGACTTTGAGAGTAATTTCGGAAATTGGATTGATGGCGGGAAGGACTGTCGTCGCAGAAAATCCGGAAATTATATCAATGGGTCTAAAGGTGTAATCAATTTGCAGGATGATACTTCGTCATCCGTGGTGACTACCGATGATTTAGCGCTGAGCAGTTATTCAGAAATTACTGTGGAATTTGATTATCAAGTCATCAACTTCGATGCGGGAGAATCTTTCTTGCTAGAGATTTCTACGAATGGAGGCCAGGACTATTCAACAGTAGCGACCTATACGCTCGACCAGGAGTTCAGCAACGACCTTGTCTACATCGGCAATGCCGTGACTTTTAGCGGCTTTACTTTCACAGACCAAACGAGGGTGCGTTTCCGTTGTAATGCTTCGCGCAATAGTGATGATGTTTATTTGGACAATATCCGGATAACAGGTTTGCTAAGCAATTAA
- a CDS encoding endo-1,4-beta-xylanase: MKNLIVFMLIMLSVLYSFLYAQEGQDWTDFKMIEDKKSEEAVLKGANARIEKHRKGSVTLNLYDRDKKPLPVGTKISINMKQHAFHFGSNATWLFNYDKGMVNRFETLPELAKKFETHFLDIFNYLTITCFWSRYEPEPGQPKYEITEQTLAWAEKHGLATKVHPLAWNWVPEPFWVQKLSAEEIRKAQLKRVRDFMSYFKGRIDTYEILNEPSGWFRERAEGKKLIAATKEVGFENYYKQLYQEAKKVDPLAMLAVNDFQAVQEYKTMGIDPLLGADPNGADLVDIIGIQSHYHWRPRQPLEEIWAMVEMFKAYGKPIYFTELSISEGFKNEAGEWVSNPETEKKHVQDIISVYTIMFSHPRVQGIVYWWPSDLYTLNGDPCGLLDRQNNPKPAYLALKKLIKEKWWTRESVTLEEKGKVKIRGFYGEYEIKVELPNGATKNAEFDLDKNLPQLDVYL; the protein is encoded by the coding sequence ATGAAAAATCTAATAGTATTCATGCTGATAATGCTATCCGTGTTATACAGTTTTTTGTATGCCCAGGAAGGTCAGGACTGGACTGATTTCAAGATGATCGAAGATAAAAAATCAGAGGAAGCGGTGTTAAAAGGAGCCAATGCCCGGATTGAAAAGCACCGGAAAGGAAGTGTTACGCTAAATCTCTATGATAGAGACAAAAAGCCATTGCCCGTGGGAACAAAAATTTCAATCAATATGAAGCAACATGCCTTTCATTTTGGCAGCAATGCGACATGGCTCTTTAACTATGATAAAGGCATGGTGAACCGTTTTGAGACCTTGCCTGAGCTAGCAAAAAAATTTGAGACGCATTTCTTGGATATTTTTAACTACTTAACAATCACATGCTTTTGGTCCCGTTATGAACCCGAACCCGGTCAGCCCAAATATGAAATCACCGAGCAAACTCTGGCCTGGGCGGAAAAACACGGTTTAGCAACAAAGGTCCATCCTTTGGCCTGGAACTGGGTGCCTGAACCTTTTTGGGTCCAAAAGTTGAGCGCTGAAGAAATTCGTAAAGCCCAGCTAAAACGCGTCCGTGATTTTATGAGCTATTTCAAAGGTCGGATTGATACCTATGAAATCCTCAATGAGCCATCCGGCTGGTTTAGAGAGAGAGCTGAAGGTAAAAAGCTCATTGCAGCCACTAAAGAGGTCGGGTTTGAGAACTATTATAAGCAACTTTATCAAGAGGCAAAAAAAGTAGATCCTCTTGCCATGTTGGCAGTCAACGATTTTCAAGCGGTTCAAGAATATAAAACGATGGGGATCGACCCCTTACTAGGAGCCGACCCTAACGGAGCTGACCTGGTAGATATCATAGGCATTCAATCCCATTATCACTGGAGGCCAAGGCAGCCGCTAGAAGAAATCTGGGCGATGGTAGAGATGTTTAAGGCCTATGGCAAACCTATCTACTTTACGGAACTAAGTATCAGTGAAGGTTTTAAGAATGAAGCTGGAGAATGGGTTTCTAACCCCGAAACAGAGAAAAAGCATGTCCAGGACATCATTTCGGTTTACACAATCATGTTTAGCCATCCTCGTGTACAAGGAATCGTCTATTGGTGGCCTTCGGATCTTTATACACTTAATGGTGATCCATGTGGTCTACTGGATAGACAGAATAATCCGAAACCGGCCTATTTAGCACTTAAAAAACTGATCAAAGAGAAGTGGTGGACCCGAGAATCTGTTACACTTGAAGAAAAAGGCAAAGTTAAAATACGCGGTTTCTACGGCGAGTATGAAATAAAGGTAGAATTGCCAAATGGAGCAACCAAAAACGCGGAATTTGATTTAGATAAAAATCTACCGCAACTTGATGTTTATCTATAA